One Maribacter sp. HTCC2170 genomic window, AGGGTATACTGCTAAAATTGATATAGAAGCATTAGGTTATCCTTTGGGTGTGTACATTTCAATTAAGATAAGGTATGGGCAGACGCAAAATTTCATGGATTTTGTCAAAACTGTTCCTGAAATATTTGAGTGCCATCAACTAACGGGGCGCGACTGTATGCAGATGAAAGGCCATGTAAAGAACCCTACCCATCTTCAAAACCTCAATAGTAGGTTGGGAGCTTTTGGAGAACTAACTACATCACTTATTTTATCGTCCGTGATATCGGG contains:
- a CDS encoding Lrp/AsnC family transcriptional regulator, coding for MQIDKLNWAILAELQKDARMAVKDIAKTVGLSSPAVSERIQKLEDLGIIKGYTAKIDIEALGYPLGVYISIKIRYGQTQNFMDFVKTVPEIFECHQLTGRDCMQMKGHVKNPTHLQNLNSRLGAFGELTTSLILSSVISGKVLEGEMPLQV